From a region of the Tenggerimyces flavus genome:
- a CDS encoding tripartite tricarboxylate transporter TctB family protein translates to MTFPQTAGRSLKAARPARAPRPWADPQTLFLVALTVLFGVYTSLAMGMDWKSSHGRLAAGFFPRIIGFAALLLCVIALVKTVRQSLRRSAVGEAPRVPEAAEGDGVEGQYPRALLAVVLCSVVFFFLFEPLGATLSSVVFLGATLSVLNRGKHLVNAAVAILLPVFLYLLFTVLLDAGMPGGFLNLG, encoded by the coding sequence ATGACGTTCCCCCAAACCGCGGGCCGGTCGTTGAAGGCCGCGCGACCGGCCCGCGCACCAAGACCTTGGGCGGATCCACAGACGCTGTTCCTGGTCGCACTCACCGTGCTGTTCGGCGTGTACACGTCGTTGGCCATGGGCATGGACTGGAAGTCGTCGCACGGCCGTCTGGCCGCCGGCTTCTTCCCTCGCATCATTGGGTTCGCAGCCCTGCTGTTGTGTGTGATCGCTCTCGTCAAGACCGTTCGCCAAAGTCTCCGGAGATCTGCGGTGGGGGAAGCACCGCGGGTTCCGGAAGCTGCGGAGGGCGACGGCGTTGAGGGTCAATACCCCCGGGCCCTGCTCGCTGTCGTCCTCTGCAGCGTGGTGTTCTTCTTCTTGTTCGAACCACTCGGCGCGACGTTGTCGTCGGTCGTGTTCCTCGGGGCGACGCTCTCGGTTCTCAACCGGGGCAAGCATCTGGTGAACGCGGCGGTCGCGATCCTGCTGCCGGTGTTCTTGTATCTGCTCTTCACCGTGCTCCTCGACGCCGGAATGCCCGGAGGTTTCCTCAACCTGGGCTGA
- a CDS encoding biotin transporter BioY: MSSRRLVSRDLALIALFAALIAALGLPGTLYLFGGGVPITAQALGVMLAGSILGARRGALAVLVLLALVAAGLPLLAGGRGGLGVFAGLSAGYLIGWPLGAFVTGWLTERTALRGRTYSLPLGLVANLLGGIGVVYAIGIPVQAWLGNTTGLVATAIAAAVFLPGDLIKATIATVVAKGVHTGYPTLGKREPTHSLDDAPPSGS; this comes from the coding sequence ATGTCCTCTCGCCGCCTGGTGTCCCGTGACCTCGCCCTCATCGCCCTGTTCGCCGCCCTGATCGCGGCACTCGGCCTGCCCGGGACCCTGTACCTGTTCGGCGGCGGCGTCCCGATCACGGCGCAGGCGCTGGGCGTGATGCTCGCCGGCTCCATCCTCGGCGCCCGCCGCGGCGCGCTGGCCGTGCTGGTTCTGCTGGCGCTGGTCGCCGCCGGCCTGCCGTTGCTGGCGGGCGGTCGGGGCGGCCTGGGGGTCTTCGCCGGGCTGTCCGCGGGCTACCTGATCGGCTGGCCGCTGGGGGCGTTCGTGACCGGCTGGCTGACCGAACGGACGGCTCTGCGTGGCCGTACGTACTCCCTGCCGCTCGGCCTGGTCGCCAACCTCCTGGGCGGCATCGGCGTCGTGTACGCGATCGGCATCCCCGTGCAGGCCTGGCTCGGCAACACGACCGGCCTCGTCGCCACCGCCATCGCCGCGGCCGTCTTCCTGCCCGGCGACCTGATCAAGGCCACCATCGCCACCGTCGTCGCGAAGGGTGTCCACACCGGCTACCCCACCCTGGGCAAGCGCGAACCGACCCACAGCCTTGACGACGCTCCTCCTTCGGGATCCTGA
- a CDS encoding thiolase family protein: protein MTAPVIVAARRTPIGTKGHALADVPVERLAAPVLRALLDDLGTDDVADVILGNCMGPGGNVARVAALAAGLRQEVPGLTVDRQCGSGLEAIQLAAALVQAGRGDLYLAGGAESASTAPTRTWPNGDAYERAPFAPPPYADPDMGQAADALATRAGVSRERQDAYAARSHALASAAAAAGRFDRELVPLAGLDRDQRPRADLTVERLARLRPAFTTAGTVTAGNSCGVNDGAAAVAVVSEERRQERPGLQVLDWECVGVDPALPGLGPVEAIRRVLDRRSLKIEEVDSVELVEAFAGQVLACADALGLDPDRLCPDGGALALGHPWGASGAVTVVRLFTRLVRERRGELGIASAAVGGGMGLALLVARVDG, encoded by the coding sequence GTGACCGCACCGGTCATCGTCGCCGCGCGGCGCACGCCGATCGGAACCAAGGGCCACGCGCTGGCGGACGTTCCGGTCGAACGCCTCGCCGCCCCCGTTCTCCGCGCCCTGCTCGACGACCTCGGCACCGACGACGTCGCGGACGTCATCCTCGGCAACTGCATGGGTCCCGGCGGCAACGTCGCCCGCGTCGCCGCCCTCGCCGCGGGCCTCCGCCAGGAGGTCCCCGGCCTCACCGTCGACCGGCAGTGCGGCAGCGGGCTCGAGGCGATCCAGCTCGCCGCGGCCCTCGTCCAGGCCGGCCGCGGCGACCTCTACCTCGCGGGCGGTGCGGAGAGCGCTTCGACCGCACCGACCCGCACCTGGCCGAACGGCGACGCCTACGAGCGCGCCCCGTTCGCCCCACCCCCGTACGCCGACCCCGACATGGGCCAGGCCGCCGACGCGCTCGCCACCCGCGCAGGCGTCAGCAGGGAACGCCAGGACGCGTACGCCGCCCGCAGCCACGCCCTCGCGAGCGCAGCGGCCGCCGCGGGAAGATTCGACCGCGAGCTCGTCCCGCTCGCCGGGCTGGACCGCGACCAGCGCCCGCGCGCCGACCTCACCGTCGAACGGCTCGCCCGCCTCCGCCCCGCCTTCACGACAGCCGGAACGGTGACCGCCGGCAACTCCTGCGGCGTCAACGACGGCGCCGCCGCGGTCGCCGTCGTCTCCGAGGAACGCCGCCAGGAACGACCCGGCCTCCAGGTGCTCGACTGGGAGTGCGTCGGCGTCGACCCCGCGCTGCCCGGTCTCGGACCGGTCGAGGCGATCCGCCGCGTGCTGGACCGCCGGTCGCTGAAGATCGAGGAGGTCGACAGTGTCGAGCTCGTCGAGGCGTTCGCCGGCCAGGTCCTCGCCTGCGCCGACGCGCTGGGCCTCGATCCCGACCGGCTCTGCCCCGACGGCGGCGCGCTCGCCCTCGGCCACCCCTGGGGCGCGTCCGGCGCGGTGACGGTCGTCCGGCTGTTCACCCGCCTCGTCCGCGAACGCCGCGGCGAGCTCGGCATCGCGTCGGCGGCCGTCGGCGGCGGCATGGGCCTGGCGCTGCTGGTCGCGCGGGTGGACGGGTGA
- a CDS encoding Bug family tripartite tricarboxylate transporter substrate binding protein has product MDWTVAFGPGGGNDIMARTLVDILKKQKLYPKNIAVENREGGSGTTGWGYLKKKKGDGYAISTTSGSFITTPLESKTGFTYRDFTHVGLLASDALFFIVTADSGVTSWAQWVEKAKQKGSVSVGGIGEVNVDFIVLDILAEKAGFELEYVPFDEQGQLLTALTSKSLDGAVSNPAEVTGQIDGKALKALMFTGAKPLTKYPDIPTAESLGFKDLPTMPRGLILPPDAPKEATDWWIATMKTVAATPEWKEYIEKNSLTEDLRWGEDFTNYLNDTNTQFETILKERGKLPG; this is encoded by the coding sequence ATGGACTGGACGGTCGCGTTCGGTCCCGGCGGCGGCAACGACATCATGGCCCGCACGCTGGTCGACATCCTCAAGAAGCAGAAGCTGTACCCGAAGAACATCGCCGTGGAGAACCGCGAGGGCGGTAGCGGCACCACTGGCTGGGGCTACCTCAAGAAGAAGAAGGGTGACGGCTATGCCATTTCTACGACGTCCGGCTCCTTCATCACGACGCCCCTCGAGTCCAAGACCGGCTTCACCTACCGCGACTTCACCCATGTCGGCCTACTGGCCAGTGACGCTCTCTTCTTCATCGTCACCGCGGACAGCGGGGTCACGTCGTGGGCCCAGTGGGTGGAAAAGGCGAAACAGAAGGGCTCGGTAAGCGTCGGGGGAATCGGCGAGGTCAACGTCGACTTCATCGTCTTGGACATCCTCGCCGAGAAGGCCGGCTTCGAGCTCGAGTACGTTCCGTTCGACGAGCAGGGCCAGCTCCTCACCGCGTTGACGTCGAAGTCGCTCGACGGCGCCGTGTCGAACCCCGCTGAGGTCACCGGTCAGATCGACGGTAAGGCGCTGAAGGCGCTGATGTTCACCGGTGCGAAGCCGCTGACGAAGTACCCGGACATCCCCACCGCAGAGTCGCTCGGCTTCAAGGACCTGCCGACGATGCCGCGTGGTCTGATCCTCCCGCCGGACGCGCCGAAGGAGGCGACCGACTGGTGGATCGCCACCATGAAGACGGTCGCCGCGACGCCTGAGTGGAAGGAATACATCGAGAAGAACTCCCTCACCGAGGATCTGCGTTGGGGCGAGGACTTCACGAACTATCTCAACGACACCAACACGCAGTTCGAAACCATCCTCAAGGAACGCGGGAAGCTCCCGGGATGA
- a CDS encoding CaiB/BaiF CoA transferase family protein: MLPLDGFRVLDLTRFLSGPYCTMVLAEFGADVVKVEQPISGDDSRRLAPKVNGESYPFAMPNRSKRSVSLDLKADRGRDAFLKLAAEADLVIENFRPGVVKRLGIDYETLKRDNDDLIYCSISGFGQTGPYRDRPGFDIMAQGTGGFLRMTGHPDGRPTKVGIAINDIAAGVTAVYSIMAAELLRARTGQGQYLDISLVDAGLAWTVWESGAYFGDGETPEPTGTRHRRSTPYQAYRTIDGYVTIGANNDRLWERLVTQVVDRPEWLTDERFATLPARMEHIDLLEAELEAITGTKTTNEWVEILDKAGVPGGHVLTYEEALADPHIQARGMVVDLDHPIIGPMKTIAPPTKFSGLDVQVKGPAPWLGQHTSEILGEAGLSKHEIDALYADGIAFDAHPELHPGKRRQERPDRPATPSASGRSAGTAGGHNVGRGIGNGGGSHDRARAANAPYFDLYRS, encoded by the coding sequence ATGTTGCCCCTCGACGGATTCCGGGTCTTGGACCTGACCAGGTTCCTCTCCGGGCCGTACTGCACGATGGTCCTCGCCGAGTTCGGCGCGGACGTCGTCAAGGTCGAACAGCCCATCAGCGGCGATGACTCGCGGCGCCTCGCGCCGAAGGTCAACGGCGAGAGCTACCCGTTCGCGATGCCCAACAGGAGCAAGCGGAGCGTGTCGCTCGATCTCAAGGCCGACCGCGGACGCGACGCGTTCCTCAAGCTCGCGGCCGAGGCCGACCTGGTGATCGAGAACTTCCGGCCGGGTGTGGTCAAGCGGCTCGGGATCGACTACGAGACGCTGAAGCGCGACAACGACGACCTCATCTACTGCTCGATCAGCGGCTTCGGCCAGACCGGGCCGTACCGGGACCGCCCGGGCTTCGACATCATGGCCCAGGGCACCGGCGGCTTCCTCCGGATGACCGGCCACCCCGACGGCCGCCCGACCAAGGTCGGCATCGCGATCAACGACATCGCCGCCGGCGTCACCGCCGTCTACTCGATCATGGCGGCCGAGCTGCTGCGGGCCAGAACCGGACAGGGTCAGTACCTCGACATCTCCCTCGTCGACGCCGGCCTGGCGTGGACGGTGTGGGAGTCCGGCGCGTACTTCGGCGACGGCGAGACGCCCGAGCCGACCGGCACCCGGCACCGCCGCTCCACCCCGTACCAGGCGTACCGGACGATCGACGGGTACGTCACGATCGGCGCCAACAACGACCGGCTCTGGGAACGTCTCGTCACCCAGGTCGTCGACCGGCCGGAGTGGCTGACCGACGAACGGTTCGCGACGCTGCCCGCGCGGATGGAGCACATCGACCTGCTCGAGGCCGAGCTCGAGGCGATCACCGGCACCAAGACCACGAACGAGTGGGTCGAGATCCTCGACAAGGCGGGCGTGCCCGGCGGCCATGTCCTCACGTACGAAGAGGCGCTCGCCGATCCGCACATCCAGGCCCGCGGCATGGTCGTGGACCTGGACCACCCGATCATCGGCCCGATGAAGACGATCGCCCCGCCGACGAAGTTCTCCGGACTCGATGTGCAGGTGAAGGGCCCCGCGCCCTGGCTCGGCCAGCACACCAGCGAGATCCTCGGCGAAGCGGGCTTGAGCAAGCACGAGATCGACGCGTTGTACGCGGACGGCATCGCGTTCGACGCGCACCCCGAGCTGCACCCCGGCAAGCGCCGGCAGGAACGACCCGACCGCCCCGCGACACCGTCCGCGTCCGGCCGCTCGGCCGGCACCGCCGGCGGGCACAACGTCGGTCGCGGCATCGGCAACGGTGGCGGGTCGCACGATCGCGCTCGCGCGGCGAACGCGCCCTACTTCGACCTCTACCGGAGCTGA
- a CDS encoding energy-coupling factor transporter transmembrane component T family protein: protein MIGLYLPGTSPLHRLPAGGKLAGLLVAAIVVLRLDSLQALGIAAAVVLLLAATARVPWREGLRQLRPIGWLAVPLFVLQWLTAGPVRAGVVVGQLVVLVALAALVTLTTRVTAMLDAFEYVLRPLRRVGVDPERVGLVLALAVRCVPLVAQAYQEARDARRARGLEHSPVALAVPLVIRLLKRADAMGEALAARGVDD from the coding sequence GTGATCGGGCTCTACCTCCCCGGCACGTCCCCGCTGCACCGGCTGCCGGCCGGCGGGAAGCTCGCCGGACTCCTCGTGGCGGCGATCGTCGTGCTGCGGCTGGACTCCCTGCAGGCCCTCGGCATCGCTGCCGCCGTCGTCCTGCTCCTCGCGGCGACCGCCCGGGTCCCCTGGCGCGAGGGACTCAGGCAACTGCGGCCGATCGGCTGGCTCGCCGTACCCCTGTTCGTCCTGCAATGGCTCACCGCCGGCCCGGTCCGAGCTGGCGTCGTCGTCGGTCAGCTCGTCGTGCTCGTCGCCCTGGCGGCGCTGGTGACGTTGACGACGCGCGTGACCGCGATGCTGGACGCGTTCGAGTACGTCCTCCGCCCGCTCCGCCGGGTCGGCGTCGATCCCGAACGGGTCGGCCTGGTGCTCGCGCTGGCCGTCCGGTGCGTTCCGCTGGTCGCGCAGGCGTACCAGGAGGCCCGCGACGCCCGCCGCGCGAGGGGCCTCGAGCACAGCCCCGTGGCGCTCGCCGTACCGCTGGTGATTCGCCTGCTGAAACGGGCCGACGCGATGGGCGAGGCACTCGCCGCCCGCGGCGTGGACGACTAG
- a CDS encoding enoyl-CoA hydratase-related protein, protein MSDDLLVERDGAVATVVLNRPDSHNAITLEMYKAIPALFASLDTDESVKVIVVRGAGTKAFASGADISEFEEVRGNADSAKSYNQRVAAAEKAIENVNTPTIALIHGYCIGGGCGLALSCDLRFGDDRTRMAITPAKLGLVYSLESTKRLVDLVGPARTKWILMSGQQIGAEQAQRLGLLDELSTVDDLDKVTYDFAQLLTTRAQFSVRAAKSIVGRILSGQVEDDEKTTEIRNSSFDTEDYAEGVRAFLEKRTPRFR, encoded by the coding sequence ATGTCCGACGATCTTCTCGTAGAACGCGACGGAGCTGTCGCGACGGTGGTGCTCAACCGTCCGGACAGTCACAACGCGATCACTCTCGAGATGTACAAGGCGATTCCGGCCTTGTTCGCCTCGCTCGACACCGACGAGTCCGTCAAGGTCATCGTCGTGCGGGGCGCTGGCACGAAGGCGTTCGCTTCCGGCGCCGACATCAGTGAGTTCGAAGAGGTACGCGGCAACGCCGACAGCGCGAAGTCGTACAACCAGCGCGTCGCCGCGGCGGAAAAGGCGATCGAGAACGTCAACACACCGACGATCGCGTTGATCCACGGCTACTGCATCGGCGGTGGCTGCGGACTCGCGCTCTCGTGCGACCTGCGCTTCGGCGACGACCGGACGCGCATGGCGATCACGCCGGCCAAGTTGGGCCTGGTCTACAGCCTCGAGTCGACCAAGAGGCTCGTCGACCTGGTGGGTCCGGCACGTACCAAATGGATCCTCATGTCAGGCCAGCAAATCGGCGCTGAGCAGGCACAACGCCTCGGCTTGCTGGATGAACTGTCCACGGTGGACGACCTGGACAAGGTCACGTACGACTTCGCCCAGCTGCTCACCACACGCGCTCAGTTCAGTGTGCGTGCAGCGAAGTCGATCGTGGGTCGTATTCTCTCGGGTCAGGTCGAGGACGACGAGAAGACGACCGAGATCCGCAACTCCTCCTTCGACACAGAGGACTACGCCGAAGGAGTTCGTGCCTTCCTCGAGAAGCGCACACCCAGGTTCCGCTAG
- a CDS encoding IclR family transcriptional regulator: MNGHESDTSAGTGGGRRGVQSIDRAVSILRCFDERHVELGISDIARMTGLSTSTTHRLLGAMHDNRLVRQTSDRRYALGPLLVQLARSGAVPTTLRDAALPAMTSLRDNVDETVGLHALLPSHERAVIEQVESRQPLRRTYTEFGVPIPLALGAPGKVMLAHLPWDLQDALLARPIPQVTPTTPTDPEVMRRQLAEIRTRNYALSYAERTAGIRTIASAIFDGSYSCVASLSISAPAVRMPDERMQELGPVVAATSWVISEALGATRDGVNRRMLMAQPPPGV, encoded by the coding sequence ATGAATGGGCACGAGTCGGACACCAGCGCCGGAACCGGTGGAGGTCGCCGCGGCGTGCAGTCCATCGACCGTGCTGTCTCGATCTTGCGCTGTTTCGATGAAAGACACGTGGAGTTGGGCATCAGTGACATCGCACGGATGACCGGTTTGTCCACGAGTACGACACATAGGCTGCTCGGCGCGATGCACGACAACCGGTTGGTGCGGCAGACGTCGGACCGCCGGTACGCCCTCGGGCCGCTACTCGTGCAGCTTGCCCGCAGTGGGGCAGTGCCTACCACATTGCGGGATGCGGCCCTCCCGGCGATGACCTCATTGCGGGACAATGTGGACGAAACGGTCGGCTTGCATGCCTTGTTGCCATCCCACGAGCGGGCCGTGATCGAGCAGGTGGAGAGCCGGCAGCCGCTGCGGCGTACGTACACCGAGTTCGGCGTACCGATCCCGCTGGCCCTCGGAGCGCCCGGGAAGGTGATGCTGGCGCACCTGCCCTGGGACCTGCAGGACGCGCTGCTGGCCCGGCCGATCCCGCAGGTGACGCCCACGACGCCCACGGACCCCGAGGTGATGCGGCGGCAGCTCGCGGAGATCCGGACGCGCAACTACGCGTTGTCGTACGCCGAGCGCACGGCCGGGATCCGGACGATCGCGTCGGCGATCTTCGACGGCTCGTACTCGTGCGTGGCGTCGCTGAGCATCTCGGCGCCGGCGGTGCGGATGCCGGACGAGCGGATGCAGGAGCTCGGCCCGGTCGTCGCGGCGACCTCTTGGGTGATCTCGGAGGCGCTCGGAGCGACCCGGGATGGTGTGAATCGCCGGATGTTGATGGCGCAACCGCCTCCCGGGGTGTGA
- a CDS encoding serine/threonine-protein kinase, whose translation MEEQDRTISGRYRLTGRIGSGAMGVVWLGHDERLNRTVAVKELLLPYGLSEADAGDAKRRAMREGRLAARLQHPHAIPVFDVVEDGGRPVLVMEYLASESLSAAVAARGPLPPEEVARIGTQIASALAAAHAVGIVHRDVKPGNVLLGERVAKITDFGISRGSGEATVTATGMLAGTPAYLAPEVARGQPADFRSDVFSFGSTLYTAVEGVPPFGRGDNPMALMHRVANGEIRPPENAGPLGPLLVRLMEVDPARRPTMVEAARMLATLSGTPTPVPPLEPVTVRIEQPPPPPPTPPPAPAEPTSFAPVSVPVPMAPRPDRGGRRRVLLLLLAAAALLGVGTVGVIALLDRDPGGLAGPGPTSSRQPAPPTKSAPPTNSPPPTSAPATDAAQGLTDYYALLPDDLEAGYDRLTDRFKRTRSPSFRGYSNFFGEFRAVSTSNVRLREDGTVSARVTYTYRSGRKVNERHIYTLVLQGDRWLIDGQRSGS comes from the coding sequence GTGGAGGAGCAAGACCGAACGATCTCCGGTCGCTATCGACTGACGGGACGGATCGGCAGCGGCGCGATGGGCGTCGTCTGGCTGGGGCATGACGAGCGGCTGAACCGTACGGTCGCGGTCAAGGAGCTGCTGCTGCCGTACGGGCTGTCCGAGGCCGACGCGGGCGACGCCAAGCGGCGCGCCATGCGGGAGGGCCGGCTGGCCGCGCGGTTGCAGCATCCGCACGCGATCCCGGTGTTCGACGTCGTCGAGGACGGCGGCCGGCCCGTGCTGGTGATGGAGTACCTCGCCTCGGAGAGCCTGTCGGCGGCGGTGGCCGCGCGTGGTCCGCTGCCGCCCGAGGAGGTGGCGCGGATCGGGACGCAGATCGCGTCCGCGCTGGCCGCCGCGCACGCGGTCGGCATCGTGCATCGCGACGTCAAGCCGGGCAACGTCCTGTTGGGCGAACGGGTCGCGAAGATCACCGACTTCGGCATCTCGCGCGGGTCCGGCGAGGCCACGGTGACCGCGACCGGGATGCTGGCCGGCACGCCGGCGTACCTGGCGCCGGAGGTCGCGCGCGGGCAGCCCGCCGACTTCCGTTCGGACGTGTTCTCGTTCGGCTCCACGCTCTACACCGCGGTCGAGGGCGTGCCGCCGTTCGGCCGCGGAGACAACCCGATGGCGCTGATGCACCGGGTGGCGAACGGCGAGATCCGGCCGCCGGAGAACGCCGGGCCGCTCGGGCCGCTGCTGGTGCGGCTGATGGAGGTCGACCCGGCGCGGCGGCCGACGATGGTCGAGGCGGCCCGGATGCTCGCGACGCTGAGCGGTACTCCCACGCCGGTCCCGCCGCTCGAGCCGGTCACCGTACGGATCGAGCAGCCGCCCCCTCCGCCTCCTACGCCACCACCTGCGCCGGCCGAGCCGACGTCGTTCGCTCCGGTTTCTGTGCCTGTGCCCATGGCGCCGCGTCCCGACCGCGGTGGGCGGCGTCGGGTGCTGCTCCTGCTGCTGGCCGCGGCCGCGCTCCTGGGCGTGGGAACGGTCGGGGTCATCGCGCTGCTCGATCGCGATCCCGGTGGCCTCGCCGGACCCGGTCCCACCTCGTCGCGGCAGCCGGCCCCGCCCACGAAGTCCGCGCCGCCGACGAACAGCCCGCCGCCGACCTCGGCGCCCGCCACAGACGCGGCGCAAGGCCTGACGGACTACTACGCCTTGCTGCCCGACGATCTGGAGGCCGGCTACGACCGGCTCACCGATCGGTTCAAGCGGACGCGGTCGCCGTCGTTCCGCGGCTACTCGAACTTCTTCGGTGAGTTCCGGGCGGTGTCGACCTCCAACGTGCGCCTGCGCGAGGACGGCACGGTCTCGGCCCGCGTCACGTACACCTACAGGAGCGGCCGGAAGGTGAACGAGCGCCACATCTACACGTTGGTGCTGCAGGGGGATCGCTGGCTGATCGACGGCCAGCGCTCCGGGAGCTAG
- a CDS encoding energy-coupling factor ABC transporter ATP-binding protein: MIELDGVSHRFGSRVVLRDLDLRLAEQRIGVVGANGSGKSTFARLLNGLVIPTEGRVTVDGLSTRTNGREVRKKVGFVFTDPDAQVVMPTVAEDVAFGLRRTGLSKPEIADRVASVLERFGLHDHADHPAHLLSGGQKQLLALAGVMVTEPETLVCDEPTTLLDLRNARLVMGMLAALPQQVVLVTHHLDLLDGYERVLVFHEGRLAFDGPPAKAIAAYEDLLA, from the coding sequence GTGATCGAGCTCGACGGCGTCAGCCACCGGTTCGGGTCCCGCGTCGTCCTGCGCGACCTCGACCTCCGGCTCGCGGAGCAGCGCATCGGCGTCGTCGGCGCGAACGGGTCGGGCAAGTCCACGTTCGCGCGGCTGCTGAACGGCCTCGTCATCCCCACCGAGGGACGCGTCACCGTCGACGGCCTGTCGACGCGCACGAACGGCCGCGAGGTCCGCAAGAAGGTCGGTTTCGTCTTCACCGACCCCGACGCCCAGGTCGTGATGCCGACGGTCGCCGAGGACGTGGCGTTCGGCCTCCGCCGTACCGGCCTGTCGAAGCCAGAGATCGCCGACCGCGTCGCGAGCGTGCTCGAGAGATTCGGCCTCCACGACCACGCCGACCATCCCGCGCACCTGCTGTCCGGCGGGCAGAAACAGCTGCTGGCGTTGGCCGGAGTCATGGTGACCGAGCCGGAGACGCTGGTGTGCGACGAGCCGACGACGCTGCTCGACCTGCGGAACGCGCGGCTGGTCATGGGCATGCTCGCGGCGCTGCCCCAACAGGTCGTCCTGGTCACCCACCACCTCGACCTGCTCGACGGCTACGAGCGCGTGCTCGTCTTCCACGAGGGCCGGCTCGCCTTCGACGGCCCACCAGCCAAAGCGATCGCGGCGTACGAGGACCTGCTCGCGTGA
- a CDS encoding class I adenylate-forming enzyme family protein — MAISRDVYRRAAAEPHRVAVVGAHGPVTFAELAGRAERKAAELTDAGIGAGGRVDVTNEDPVELLVGLIAADQLDAAAIVGEATWPQDLRARAIDAAKQAAEPHGSNACLIVFTSGSSGTPHPVVRTRRSWIFSFPTFSVFAGVGPNDTVLIPGRLSGSLFLYGTLHALTMGAAVHLLPKWSPQAAVEAAARCTAVHVVPPMLAAIVERLDEQTSLKLAVCAGAALDHDVEERAGKLGIEVVEYYGAAELSLVAIRRPGATPGTFKPFPGVEIRVEDGVLWAKSKYLASGLAKSEDGYATVNDRVELQADGSLQVLGRDSGAISTGGSTVLPEGVERVLRQLDGVVDAAVVGREHEELGQVVVAVLEVDGKAPTASDLRQYANDQLVEAERPRIWYATDALPRTASGKVARSQVQDGLADGSLDVRTL, encoded by the coding sequence ATGGCCATCTCACGGGACGTGTACCGCCGGGCTGCAGCCGAGCCGCATCGGGTCGCGGTGGTGGGGGCTCATGGGCCGGTGACGTTCGCCGAGCTCGCCGGCCGGGCCGAACGGAAGGCCGCCGAGCTCACCGACGCGGGCATCGGCGCGGGCGGGCGGGTCGACGTCACGAACGAGGATCCGGTCGAGCTGCTCGTCGGCCTCATCGCCGCGGACCAGCTCGATGCCGCCGCGATCGTCGGCGAGGCCACGTGGCCGCAGGACCTCCGAGCCAGGGCGATCGACGCGGCCAAGCAGGCAGCCGAGCCGCACGGGTCCAACGCGTGCCTGATCGTCTTCACCTCGGGCAGCTCCGGCACCCCACACCCCGTCGTCCGCACCCGACGCTCGTGGATCTTCAGCTTCCCCACGTTCTCCGTCTTCGCCGGCGTCGGCCCGAACGACACCGTGCTCATCCCCGGCCGCCTGTCCGGCAGCCTCTTTCTCTACGGAACGCTGCACGCCCTCACGATGGGGGCCGCCGTCCACCTGCTCCCCAAGTGGTCGCCGCAGGCGGCAGTCGAGGCGGCCGCCAGGTGCACCGCCGTGCACGTCGTCCCGCCGATGCTGGCCGCGATCGTCGAACGGCTCGACGAGCAGACGAGCCTCAAACTCGCCGTCTGTGCCGGCGCCGCGCTGGACCACGACGTCGAGGAACGGGCGGGCAAGCTCGGCATCGAGGTCGTCGAGTACTACGGCGCCGCCGAGCTCTCCCTCGTCGCCATCAGAAGACCAGGCGCCACACCAGGCACGTTCAAGCCGTTCCCCGGCGTCGAGATCCGGGTCGAGGACGGCGTGCTCTGGGCCAAGAGCAAGTACCTAGCCTCCGGCCTCGCCAAGAGCGAGGACGGCTACGCCACCGTGAACGACCGCGTGGAGCTGCAGGCCGACGGCTCGCTGCAGGTCCTCGGCAGGGACAGCGGGGCGATCAGCACCGGCGGCTCGACGGTCCTGCCCGAGGGCGTCGAACGCGTCCTCCGCCAGCTCGACGGCGTCGTCGACGCCGCGGTCGTCGGCCGCGAGCACGAAGAGCTCGGCCAGGTCGTCGTCGCCGTTCTCGAGGTCGACGGCAAGGCGCCCACAGCCAGCGACCTACGCCAGTACGCGAACGACCAGCTCGTCGAAGCCGAACGCCCACGCATCTGGTACGCCACCGACGCACTCCCCCGGACCGCCTCGGGCAAGGTCGCCCGCAGCCAGGTCCAGGACGGGCTGGCGGACGGCTCGCTCGACGTCCGCACACTGTGA